A stretch of DNA from Paenibacillus sp. FSL W8-0186:
CAGCGTTTCCGCCGACAGGATTCGCGGGAAATTTCGCATCGTCAGTCCACATCCTTTCGGTTAAAATGCAGCAGGCTGATCATTAGCATGAAGAGGCCCAGTGAAACGCCGCCAAGGAGATAGGCCAGCGGGCTATTGTCGCTTATGGCCAAAGTAGCCCAATTCAGCGGCAGCCATACGGATAAATCCAGCGTAAAAGGCGAGAGTATCGCGGCGGCTATGCCGATCGAAACCGGAAGGGCCTGATTGCGGAACGTCAGTGATAGCCAGAGCTGCAGAGCCAGCAGCGGCCAAGCGGCCAAATAAGGGTAGAAGCCCATGGTTAATAATTCCCTTATCGGCAGCGGCGTTTGAAAGCCAAGCAGGAGGCCGAGTCCTGCGGTAAAGACCGGGAGCAGCAGGCAGGAAATGCTCAACACGATCACGCACATGGTGAACTTGGCCAGGAATACGGAGCTGCGCGACACCGGCAAGGCCAGCAGCTGCTTCCACGAGCTCATCTGATGCTCTATGTTGGCGACCAGAGAGCTGATTAAGGTACAGCCCAGGAACAACGCCATCGGGACGAAAAATTCGATATTTTCGATGAGTCCGCCCCAGAGATCGTCACCGTACCTTCTGAGTATATAGTCGAATCGCAGTCCGAAATTCAGTCCCTGCATGGTGACGAGGCCAATTGGCGCGAGGAAGACCAGGAACCAGATTCCTTTGCGGCGAATTTTGAGAAAATCGGCGTGAAGCGAGCGCAACAGCATCATAGCGCTCCCTCCCCGATCACTTGCATGAAGATATCCTCCAGAGATTTCTTCTTCTGCTCGACCCGGTAGATGGCATGCCCGTTCTCGACGAGCCGCTTGACGAGATGGGCGACTTGAGCATCCTTCATGCCGGGGAAGGTCATAATCCCGCCCTGGAGGATGCCCGTCTGGCCCAGGTCGCGGGCGATCCAAATGGCGGAGTCCGGCTCGGATACGACCAGCTCGATGTCATGCTGCGCCTGGAGGCGCAAATGATCGATCGTATCCTGAAAGACCAGCTGCCCTTCGCGGATAATGCCGACCTTATGGGCCATCTGCTCGACTTCGCCCAGCAGGTGACTGGAGACGAGCACGGTGATGCCGTATTGCTGCGGCATATTCTTGATCAGCTCGCGCATTTCATGAATTCCGGAAGGGTCGAGCCCGTTGGTTGGTTCATCCAGAATCAGGAGCTCGGGACTCCCGAGCAGTGAAGCGGCAATGCCCAGCCGCTGCTTCATACCGAGGGAGAAGCCCTTGACTGGGCGCTTTGCTTCCTTGGTTAAGGAGACGATCTCCAGCACCTCGGCGATTCGCGATTTCGGCACATCCAGAATACGGCGGATCGCCTCCAAATTGTCGGTAGCGCTCAAATGCCCATAATAGGAAGGGTACTCCACAAGCGATCCGATCCGGCGCAGAATGTTCAATTTGTCCCGCTTGAGCTCACGCCCAAAAATAGAGATCGAGCCGCTCGTCGGCTGAATCAGTCCGAGCAGCATGCGGATCGTCGTCGTCTTGCCCGCTCCATTCGGTCCAAGGAAGCCGTAAATATCTCCTTTGGAGATTTCCAGGTTCAATTGATCAACGGCCGGACGACCGCGGTATTTCTTCGTTAATCCCTTGGTTTGGATTATCAGTTCGCTCACTATGAATCACCTCGGTAATCAACATAGCTTCCGAAGTTTAAATGCAGCGGAGGTTGAAGTTTAAATTTAGGTTAAGAAGCGGGAAAGATAGCGAATCGGGTGCCTTTGGCAGAGGATTCCGCGTCGAGGCGAAGCCCCATCTCCCGCAGCAGCAGCTCTATGATCGCCAGGCCTAGGCCCGCCCCTTTAAAACCGGAGGCGGCATCAAGGCCTGGGCCGCGGTCCGTAATAATAAGAGCAGGGCGTCCCTTCCAGCGTGCCGTATGGATGCCTACATACTTGCCTGTACCGGCGTGGCGGACGACGTTCTGGAACAGGTTATCCAGGACGCGGCGAAAGCCCTGCGTGTCGACCGCCCACCTCAGGGGTTCATCCGGTAGATCGATGTCCACGGTCATGCCGGCCTTTTCCCAGATGGGGTACCAGGCGGCAGCGCTCTCCCTGACGATGCGGTGCACGTCCTGGCGCTCCATGGACAAGGCGTATTTCCCGCTGGCCAGCAAATTATAGGACAACAGATGATCGATCAGGTGGTCGAGGTCGTCCAGCTTGGCCTCCATCAAGGCTAAGGATTGCCGTCCTTGCGCGGATAAAGGCTCTTTACCCATGGAATAGAGATGGCCGGCGAGCACGGTCAGCGGCGTACGCAGGTCATGGGACAGGTTGGCGATCAGATTCTTGCGCAGCTCCTCCTCCTTGCGTTCTCGCCTGCGGCCCTCCTCCAATTGGTTCACCATATGATTAAAGGCTTGCTCCAGTCTGCCGATTTCATCAGGCCGCCCTTCATCTGTAGGCGACGGAAGCCCGTTCTCTCCAACGCTCGTCATAGCTGCTTCCAGCCGGAGGAGGCGTTTGCGGATGTCCCGGAAGAACAAATAGGACAGCAATATAAATATGCCGAAGATGAGCGCCATGAACAAGCCATAGAACCGGGAATCGCTAGGACGGCCTTGGGGCGTCAGATAGGAGCGCGGCAGCTTGAAGACCATGAATCCCTGCTTCGCCTGCTCGTCTCCTCCGATTAAGGCCACGACGGTGTAGGGGTCGGCATTGATTCCCGCCTTCATGAAGGCAATGGTATCCTCCGCCGACCACTGCTTGGGCAGCGTTGCCTGTACAGGCAGCTGAAGCTGCGTGATCCCCGCACCGTCAACCCAGAACAGCGCGGCATCGGGGTATTCCTCCTTCAGCGCGGAAAGCCTGGCATCGATTTCCTCAGGGGAGGCTGCGGCCAGTGCCTTGGCGTGCTTATGCCACATCTGCTCCAGCTCATAGGCAGAGCCGTAAGGCA
This window harbors:
- a CDS encoding ABC transporter permease, producing the protein MLLRSLHADFLKIRRKGIWFLVFLAPIGLVTMQGLNFGLRFDYILRRYGDDLWGGLIENIEFFVPMALFLGCTLISSLVANIEHQMSSWKQLLALPVSRSSVFLAKFTMCVIVLSISCLLLPVFTAGLGLLLGFQTPLPIRELLTMGFYPYLAAWPLLALQLWLSLTFRNQALPVSIGIAAAILSPFTLDLSVWLPLNWATLAISDNSPLAYLLGGVSLGLFMLMISLLHFNRKDVD
- a CDS encoding ABC transporter ATP-binding protein encodes the protein MSELIIQTKGLTKKYRGRPAVDQLNLEISKGDIYGFLGPNGAGKTTTIRMLLGLIQPTSGSISIFGRELKRDKLNILRRIGSLVEYPSYYGHLSATDNLEAIRRILDVPKSRIAEVLEIVSLTKEAKRPVKGFSLGMKQRLGIAASLLGSPELLILDEPTNGLDPSGIHEMRELIKNMPQQYGITVLVSSHLLGEVEQMAHKVGIIREGQLVFQDTIDHLRLQAQHDIELVVSEPDSAIWIARDLGQTGILQGGIMTFPGMKDAQVAHLVKRLVENGHAIYRVEQKKKSLEDIFMQVIGEGAL
- a CDS encoding HAMP domain-containing sensor histidine kinase — protein: MRFINQSPLQRLRTSLLSRYVLIIVTALVFIPVLIPASFIASWAVNRMLMLGGQETYKLPYGSAYELEQMWHKHAKALAAASPEEIDARLSALKEEYPDAALFWVDGAGITQLQLPVQATLPKQWSAEDTIAFMKAGINADPYTVVALIGGDEQAKQGFMVFKLPRSYLTPQGRPSDSRFYGLFMALIFGIFILLSYLFFRDIRKRLLRLEAAMTSVGENGLPSPTDEGRPDEIGRLEQAFNHMVNQLEEGRRRERKEEELRKNLIANLSHDLRTPLTVLAGHLYSMGKEPLSAQGRQSLALMEAKLDDLDHLIDHLLSYNLLASGKYALSMERQDVHRIVRESAAAWYPIWEKAGMTVDIDLPDEPLRWAVDTQGFRRVLDNLFQNVVRHAGTGKYVGIHTARWKGRPALIITDRGPGLDAASGFKGAGLGLAIIELLLREMGLRLDAESSAKGTRFAIFPAS